Proteins encoded in a region of the Streptomyces sp. NBC_00513 genome:
- a CDS encoding PQQ-binding-like beta-propeller repeat protein: protein MTEPPQPPNQPPTPSGYGHLPGPPQPGYGFPPQGANPYAQQPPTVPQQQAHPGYGYPPPMPPGPPPGGPAGPDGQRRQKLLIVIAASVAGVLILGTGAWFAFGKGDDEAGKPVAQASTPADAKPSASASVDKGDGSGNGGGDQEDLNAGRKQGEDKVLWLKSSKVDGPGAGVDSEGQWIVGDTVVKSVWKSLTAFAVADGKEKWTLSFPTELCGVTPDTTADGKTVVMFKDGESDSSTCNQMRLVDLKTGKAGWTKEVPKEGLFDIMTSPTLSITGDTVGVSRSTTASAFKVSTGDKLFGSAQAEGCKPGSYIAGNNKMIAIATCYDDDHTVEVHDVDPVTGKSTWNYRLAKNHEVTSVYSLDPLVLDISDKDKKERGIVVVGPDGKQRTGVSGEGSFANKCGGGLFGSIQVCRGAVVDSNTLYLPTTPAAGTGNEVVAFDLGTGKVKWRAPAGDKRTLTPVTAVNGQLVAYRAAEQDKGGEILTYPAGGGEPAATLRNPSGPASAVENSFYKPRIDYVDGRLYISVTHLLAKGKDEKLLMVFGK, encoded by the coding sequence ATGACCGAGCCGCCCCAGCCGCCGAACCAGCCACCCACACCTTCCGGTTACGGACACCTCCCCGGCCCGCCGCAGCCCGGCTACGGGTTCCCGCCCCAAGGCGCGAACCCGTACGCCCAACAGCCGCCGACCGTCCCGCAGCAACAGGCGCACCCCGGCTACGGATACCCGCCGCCCATGCCGCCCGGCCCGCCGCCGGGCGGCCCCGCGGGGCCCGACGGGCAGCGCCGGCAGAAGCTGCTGATCGTCATCGCCGCGTCCGTCGCGGGCGTGCTCATCCTCGGCACCGGCGCCTGGTTCGCCTTCGGCAAGGGGGACGACGAGGCCGGGAAGCCCGTCGCGCAGGCCTCGACGCCCGCCGACGCCAAGCCCTCCGCCTCGGCCTCCGTGGACAAGGGCGACGGCAGCGGCAACGGCGGCGGTGACCAGGAAGACCTCAACGCCGGCCGCAAGCAGGGCGAGGACAAGGTCCTCTGGCTCAAGAGCAGCAAGGTGGACGGGCCCGGCGCCGGCGTCGACAGCGAAGGCCAGTGGATCGTCGGGGACACCGTCGTCAAGAGCGTGTGGAAGTCCCTCACGGCCTTCGCCGTCGCCGACGGCAAGGAGAAGTGGACGCTGTCCTTCCCCACCGAGCTGTGTGGCGTCACCCCCGACACCACCGCCGACGGCAAGACCGTCGTCATGTTCAAGGACGGCGAGTCGGACAGCTCCACCTGCAACCAGATGCGACTGGTCGACCTCAAGACGGGCAAGGCGGGCTGGACGAAGGAGGTGCCCAAGGAGGGCCTCTTCGACATCATGACCAGCCCCACCCTGTCCATCACCGGGGACACCGTCGGCGTCAGCCGGTCCACCACCGCGAGCGCCTTCAAGGTCAGCACCGGCGACAAGCTCTTCGGCAGCGCCCAGGCCGAGGGGTGCAAACCCGGCAGCTACATCGCCGGCAACAACAAGATGATCGCCATCGCGACCTGTTACGACGACGACCACACCGTCGAGGTCCACGACGTCGACCCGGTCACCGGCAAGTCGACCTGGAACTACCGACTCGCCAAGAACCACGAGGTGACCAGCGTCTACTCGCTGGACCCGCTCGTCCTCGACATCAGCGACAAGGACAAGAAGGAACGCGGCATCGTGGTCGTCGGACCCGACGGCAAGCAGCGCACCGGCGTCTCCGGTGAGGGCAGTTTCGCCAACAAGTGCGGGGGCGGCCTCTTCGGGTCCATCCAGGTGTGCCGCGGCGCCGTGGTCGACTCCAACACCCTCTACCTGCCGACCACCCCGGCCGCCGGCACGGGCAACGAAGTCGTCGCCTTCGACCTCGGCACCGGCAAGGTCAAGTGGCGCGCCCCGGCCGGCGACAAGCGGACCCTCACCCCCGTCACGGCCGTGAACGGACAACTGGTCGCCTACCGCGCCGCGGAGCAGGACAAGGGCGGCGAGATCCTCACCTATCCCGCCGGCGGCGGCGAACCCGCCGCGACCCTGCGCAACCCGTCCGGGCCCGCGTCCGCCGTCGAGAACTCCTTCTACAAGCCGAGGATCGACTACGTCGACGGACGGCTGTACATCTCCGTGACCCACCTGCTCGCCAAGGGCAAGGACGAGAAGCTCCTGATGGTCTTCGGCAAGTGA
- a CDS encoding ABC-F family ATP-binding cassette domain-containing protein, giving the protein MAVNLVNVEAVGKVYGTRALLDGISLGVSEGDRIGVVGRNGDGKTTLIRMLAKLEEPDTGRVTQNGGLRMGVLTQHDSLDPAATVRHEIIGDMADHEWAGNAKIRDVLTGLFGGLDLPGFGQGLDTVIGPLSGGERRRIALAQLLIADQDLLVLDEPTNHLDVEGISWLARHLQERRSALVCVTHDRWFLDQVCTRMWDVQRGDVHEYEGGYSDYVFARAERDRIAATEESKRQNLMRKELAWLRRGAPARTSKPRYRIEAANELIADVPPPRDTSELMKFANARLGKTVFDLEDVTVQAGPKTLLKHLTWHLGPGDRVGLVGVNGAGKTSLLRALAEAARTQGETQPAAGTVTVGKTVRLAYLSQEVGELDPSLRVLEAVQRVRDRVDLGKGREMTAGQLCEQFGFTKEKQWTPVGDLSGGERRRLQILRLLMDEPNVLFLDEPTNDLDIETLTQLEDLLDGWPGSMIVISHDRFFIERTTDTVMALLGDASLRMLPRGLDEYLERRQRMIDAAAPAPVPAAAKSTASGDSRAAKKELQKIERQLNKMSDRESNLHAQIAENSTDYDKVAKLDAELRELISERDDLEMRWLELAEDA; this is encoded by the coding sequence ATGGCCGTCAATCTGGTCAATGTCGAGGCAGTCGGCAAGGTGTACGGAACCCGTGCCCTGCTCGACGGCATCTCCCTCGGCGTGTCCGAGGGGGACCGGATCGGTGTCGTCGGCCGCAACGGCGACGGCAAGACCACCCTCATCCGGATGCTCGCCAAGCTGGAGGAACCCGACACCGGTCGGGTCACCCAGAACGGCGGACTGCGCATGGGCGTCCTCACCCAGCACGACTCGCTGGACCCCGCGGCCACCGTCCGGCACGAGATCATCGGGGACATGGCCGACCACGAGTGGGCCGGCAACGCCAAGATCCGCGACGTGCTGACCGGCCTCTTCGGCGGCCTGGACCTGCCCGGCTTCGGCCAGGGCCTGGACACCGTCATCGGCCCGCTCTCCGGCGGCGAGCGCCGGCGCATCGCCCTCGCCCAACTGCTCATCGCGGACCAGGACCTCCTCGTCCTCGACGAGCCCACCAACCACCTCGACGTCGAGGGCATCTCCTGGCTGGCCCGCCACCTCCAGGAACGCCGCTCCGCGCTCGTCTGCGTCACCCACGACCGGTGGTTCCTCGACCAGGTCTGCACCCGCATGTGGGACGTGCAGCGCGGCGACGTCCACGAGTACGAGGGCGGCTACAGCGACTACGTCTTCGCCCGCGCGGAGCGCGACCGCATCGCCGCCACCGAGGAGTCCAAGCGGCAGAACCTGATGCGCAAGGAGCTGGCCTGGCTGCGCCGCGGCGCCCCCGCCCGCACCTCCAAGCCCCGCTACCGCATCGAGGCCGCCAACGAGCTCATCGCCGACGTGCCGCCGCCGCGCGACACCTCCGAGCTGATGAAGTTCGCCAACGCCCGCCTCGGCAAGACCGTGTTCGACCTGGAGGACGTCACCGTCCAGGCCGGGCCCAAGACGCTGCTCAAGCACCTGACCTGGCACCTCGGCCCCGGCGACCGCGTCGGCCTGGTCGGCGTCAACGGCGCCGGCAAGACCTCCCTGCTGCGCGCCCTCGCCGAGGCCGCCCGCACCCAGGGCGAGACCCAGCCCGCCGCCGGCACCGTCACCGTCGGCAAGACCGTCAGGCTCGCCTACCTCTCCCAGGAGGTCGGCGAACTCGACCCGTCGCTGCGCGTCCTGGAGGCGGTCCAGCGGGTCCGCGACCGTGTCGACCTCGGCAAGGGCCGCGAGATGACGGCGGGACAGCTCTGTGAGCAGTTCGGCTTCACCAAGGAGAAGCAGTGGACGCCCGTCGGCGACCTGTCCGGCGGTGAGCGGCGCCGGCTGCAGATCCTGCGCCTGCTGATGGACGAGCCCAACGTCCTCTTCCTCGACGAGCCCACCAACGACCTCGACATCGAGACCCTGACGCAGCTGGAGGACCTCCTCGACGGCTGGCCCGGCTCGATGATCGTGATCTCCCACGACCGGTTCTTCATCGAGCGCACCACCGACACGGTGATGGCCCTGCTCGGGGACGCGAGCCTGCGCATGCTGCCGCGCGGCCTCGACGAGTACCTGGAGCGCCGGCAGCGGATGATCGACGCGGCCGCCCCGGCGCCCGTCCCGGCCGCCGCGAAGTCGACGGCCTCCGGCGATTCCCGCGCGGCCAAGAAGGAACTCCAGAAGATCGAGCGACAGCTCAACAAGATGTCGGACCGCGAGTCGAACCTGCACGCGCAGATCGCCGAGAACTCCACCGACTACGACAAGGTCGCCAAGCTCGACGCCGAGCTGCGTGAACTCATCTCCGAGCGGGACGACTTGGAGATGCGTTGGTTGGAGCTCGCCGAAGACGCGTGA
- a CDS encoding acyltransferase yields MTATASEMAAATPATRDRYVDLLRVASLATVVLGHWLMAAVGPDGMGNLLGIVPALQPLTWAFQVMPVFFFVGGFSHALSYRSLTRTTDGPVYAAFLRARLQRLLRPTLVFVGVWTACALVVQLAGADRGPLAGAALRLVTQPLWFIGIYLAMVAFTPPLLRLHERRGWAAFAGLAGAAALTDVLRFALGVPYVEFLNFAFVWLAVHQLGFLRADGRLTRPAVLAAAGLAGAALLVAYGPYPLSMVGMPGEKVSNMAPPTLALLCHGMWLVGAVQLLARPAAAWVARPRVWRGVVAANGIAMTAFLWHLTAMLAVYAAQIGLGLPLPEPAGAAWWAQVPVRLLLAAALTGVLVAAFRHFEAPVRGGAGPGSGPRAALGITLCLLGILGLSTTGLGGLLEGHSATLIALPVTAPAAIAMALGGWLLVERSASPRRVRLRG; encoded by the coding sequence ATGACAGCCACCGCAAGCGAAATGGCCGCGGCCACGCCCGCCACTCGGGACCGGTACGTCGACCTGTTGCGGGTCGCCTCGCTCGCGACCGTGGTCCTCGGGCACTGGCTGATGGCCGCCGTCGGCCCCGACGGCATGGGGAACCTGCTCGGGATCGTGCCCGCCCTCCAGCCGCTCACCTGGGCGTTCCAGGTGATGCCGGTGTTCTTCTTCGTCGGCGGCTTCTCGCACGCCCTCTCGTACCGTTCCCTCACCCGCACGACGGACGGCCCGGTCTACGCCGCGTTCCTGCGCGCCCGACTCCAGCGGCTGCTGCGCCCCACCCTCGTCTTCGTCGGCGTGTGGACCGCCTGCGCCCTCGTCGTGCAGCTCGCCGGCGCCGACCGCGGGCCGCTCGCCGGCGCCGCGCTGCGCCTGGTGACGCAACCGCTGTGGTTCATCGGGATCTACCTCGCCATGGTCGCCTTCACCCCGCCGCTGCTGAGGCTGCACGAGCGCCGCGGCTGGGCCGCCTTCGCCGGCCTCGCCGGGGCCGCCGCCCTCACCGACGTGCTGCGCTTCGCGCTCGGCGTCCCCTACGTCGAGTTCCTGAACTTCGCCTTCGTCTGGCTCGCCGTCCACCAGCTCGGCTTCCTGCGCGCCGACGGGCGACTCACCCGCCCCGCCGTCCTCGCCGCCGCCGGCCTCGCGGGCGCCGCGCTCCTCGTCGCGTACGGGCCGTACCCGCTCTCCATGGTCGGGATGCCCGGCGAGAAGGTGTCCAACATGGCCCCGCCCACCCTCGCCCTGCTCTGCCACGGCATGTGGCTGGTCGGCGCCGTGCAGCTCCTCGCCCGGCCCGCCGCCGCCTGGGTGGCCCGGCCCCGTGTCTGGCGGGGCGTCGTCGCCGCCAACGGGATCGCCATGACCGCCTTCCTCTGGCACCTCACCGCCATGCTGGCCGTGTACGCCGCCCAGATCGGCCTCGGTCTCCCGCTCCCCGAGCCCGCCGGCGCCGCCTGGTGGGCGCAGGTCCCCGTCCGGCTGCTCCTCGCCGCCGCGCTGACCGGCGTGCTCGTGGCCGCCTTCCGCCACTTCGAGGCGCCCGTGCGCGGCGGCGCCGGCCCCGGATCCGGGCCCCGCGCCGCCCTCGGCATCACCCTCTGCCTCCTCGGGATCCTCGGCCTGTCGACGACCGGCCTCGGAGGTCTGCTGGAGGGCCACAGCGCCACCCTGATCGCCCTTCCGGTCACCGCGCCCGCCGCCATCGCGATGGCGCTCGGCGGGTGGCTGCTGGTGGAACGGTCCGCCTCCCCCCGGAGGGTTAGGCTGAGGGGCTGA